In one window of Vespa crabro chromosome 6, iyVesCrab1.2, whole genome shotgun sequence DNA:
- the LOC124424701 gene encoding protein MCM10 homolog, protein MDSDNDSDGANILNDLLSNSDIEENESTKTKTIKEMDYNFLDSISNSTCIDKVNNSKCNTSNQKANNSENIDELFGDNIDSSDDEDKRYFEKQKYSEYGRNVKLLLKKDEVKKKDISATYERDSRSLSVKSITSNNNVKNLSPVQNNVYSDPFFGIRIVNPLISSKQMREQMNGKSAITISKIKTCIASGTLSNDWVIAGVLINKSPTKTSQKGSSYSIWKISDLSENMTTVSIFLFSAAYKTFWKTTLGTVIGILNPNILESKDYIDQATLSIDTPQKMLIIGKSKDMGKCKSTKKNGEPCTSIVNINRCEFCIYHVKQEYKKCSKRADLGSNNNSVRGFSSDLPKSKSQQTSRIFNSNGMQPFVPIRAQESDRLRTHDQKRLALLSETHYDRSKSIENNKEIKKGIISVELQHNQTAKDYERINKLKVWNSNKQLKMELVPSSSQSTSTGNKNLIITENKEKKMINTGISLLSTPRLGIGCNNGKIDFSQPITKRQIDIAKRNAIKWVQQNGIIKPKDPNKISLEKNEKRGTKRTREINEHIEETQESKKSNFLPNNFKELMETKSMHVDLIEKSYEEEKEKYFNKLEMTEKMEKKMLSTFKIECKAVICLICKYTAFSSSDFCKKQKHPIRVINAIKRFFKCSDCGNRTISLEKLPLHSCTKCNSSNWLQAAMMDERKTNIITTNLSLRGGEEKFLGSSLTNADLNLLVPKTD, encoded by the coding sequence ATGGATAGTGATAATGATTCTGATGGAGCTAATATTTTGAATGATCTTTTATCAAACAGtgatatagaagaaaatgaatctacaaaaacgaaaactattAAAGAAATGGACTATAATTTTTTGGATTCTATATCTAATAGTACATGTATTGACaaagtaaataatagtaaGTGCAACACTAGTAATCAGAAGGCAAATAATAGTGAAAATATTGATGAACTTTTTGGTGACAATATTGATTCTTCAGATGATGAAGACAAACGttattttgaaaaacaaaagtatTCTGAATATGGACGTAATgtaaaacttttattaaagaaagatgaagtaaaaaagaaagatatttctgCAACATATGAAAGAGATAGTAGATCACTTTCTGTTAAAAGTATTACATCGaacaataatgttaaaaatttatcaccCGTGCAAAATAATGTGTACAGTGATCCTTTTTTTGGAATAAGAATTGTTAATCCACTTATATCTTCTAAACAAATGAGAGAACAAATGAACGGTAAATCAGCTATAACAATctcaaaaattaaaacatgTATAGCATCAGGTACATTGTCTAATGATTGGGTAATAGCTGGagtattaattaacaaatcacCTACTAAAACTTCACAAAAAGGCTCATCATATAGTATATGGAAAATTAGTGATTTATCTGAAAACATGACTacagtttctatttttttatttagtgcTGCTTATAAAACATTTTGGAAAACTACTCTTGGTACTGTAATTGGTATTCTTAATCCAAATATTCTAGAATCTAAGGATTACATTGATCAGGCAACATTGTCTATTGATACTCCTCAAAAAATGTTGATCATTGGAAAATCAAAAGATATGGGAAAATGCAAatcaacaaagaaaaatggagaacCATGTACttctattgtaaatattaaccGATGTGAATTCTGTATATATCATGtcaaacaagaatataaaaaatgttctaAACGAGCAGATTTAggatcaaataataatagtgttcGTGGATTTTCATCAGATCTTCCTAAAAGTAAATCTCAACAAACATCACGAATTTTTAATAGTAATGGTATGCAACCATTTGTTCCAATTCGTGCACAGGAAAGTGACAGATTACGTACACATGATCAAAAACGTTTAGCTCTTCTTTCTGAAACACATTATGATAGATCTAAATCTattgaaaataacaaagaaataaaaaaaggaatcatTTCTGTAGAATTACAACATAATCAAACAGCAAAAGattatgaaagaataaataaattaaaagtttgGAATagtaataaacaattaaaaatggaATTAGTACCATCATCTTCACAATCTACAAGTActggaaataaaaatcttattattacagaaaataaagaaaaaaaaatgataaatacaggaatatccttattatcaacGCCACGTTTAGGTATAGGTTGCAATAATggtaaaattgatttttctcaACCTATTACTAAGAGACAAATTGATATTGCGAAAAGAAATGCTATTAAATGGGTTCAACAAAATGGTATAATTAAGCCTAAAGATCCAAATAAAATAAGTttggaaaagaacgaaaaaagggGTACCAAACGTACAAGGGAAATTAATGAACACATAGAAGAAACACAAGAATCAAAAAAGTCTAATTTTTTACCAAATAATTTTAAGGAATTAATGGAAACTAAATCTATGCATGTAGATCTCAtagaaaaatcatatgaagaagaaaaagaaaaatatttcaataaattggAAATGacggaaaaaatggaaaaaaagatgttATCAACCTTTAAAATAGAGTGCAAAGCTGTAATATgtttaatatgtaaatacacTGCATTTTCAAGTTCAGACTtttgtaaaaaacaaaaacatccAATTCGTGTAATAAATGCTATTAAGAGATTCTTTAAATGTTCAGATTGTGGTAACAGAACAATTAGTCTTGAAAAACTACCTCTGCATAGTTGCACAAAATGTAACAGTTCAAACTGGTTACAAGCTGCAATGatggatgaaagaaaaactaatattattacaacaaATTTATCTTTGCGTGGTGGTGAAGAAAAGTTCTTAGGATCATCATTGACAAATGCTGATTTAAATCTCTTAGTCCCAAAAACAGATTAG
- the LOC124424703 gene encoding nucleoporin Nup37 has product MDETLSTPPTIKLNLSGQIYCVEFSPYEWSQQLICIGLKEEVIIGTIKFQDEDDTVEDIAYNLIRTFHHDTRPNAIAWSPETTLSVVPKILTFCVAGTDFRIRMYNSNLNDVNIYEILEGHIDYINSISYEPEGELLASTSDDHTCKLWAVKEDQKCISTFHLTSPGMSVCWHSEESGKLLVAEKNGLIHMYNVRNQQAIISLDAGVLPLSSADWGSNPLKVVSLAAGELLLWDVSRPSRPLESGTLYIEGGLLIKFSPTYEHIVASIGRPDNLLKVSNFKLKQVILHGKVKIVGGLSWHYKYPYICAGSDRELHFWKIKIN; this is encoded by the exons ATGGATGAAACATTGAGTACACCTCctacaattaaattaaatttatcaggACAAATCTATTGTGTAGAGTTTTCTCCTTATGAATGGTCCCAACAACTGATTTGTATTGGTTTGAAAGAAGAAGTCATAATTGGTACAATCAAATTTCAG GATGAAGATGATACTGTGGAAGATATagcttataatttaataagaacattTCATCATGACACTAGACCAAATGCTATTGCATGGAGTCCAGAAACAACCTTAAGTGTTGTTCCTAAAATTCTTACATTTTGTGTTGCTGGTACAGATTTTAGAATACGAATgtataatagtaatttaaatgatgttaatatatatgag attttagAAGGtcatatagattatataaattcaatttcttaTGAACCTGAGGGTGAATTATTAGCATCAACATCTGATGATCATACTTGCAAGCTTTGGGCTGTtaaagaagatcaaaaatgTATTTCAACATTTCATTTAACATCACCTGGTATGAGTGTATGCTGGCATAGTGAAGAATCTGGAAAGTTGTTAGTTGCAGAAAAAAATGGATTGATCCATATGTACAATGTCAGAAATCAACAAGCAATTATTTCACTTGATGCAGGAGTACTTCCTTTATCCTCTGCGGATTGGGGTTCTAATCCATTAAAAGTTGTATCTTTAGCAGCTGGAGAATTACTCTTATGGGATGTATCTAGACCAAG TCGACCATTAGAATCTGGGACACTTTATATAGAAGGTggtttgttaataaaattctctCCTACTTATGAACACATTGTAGCAAGTATTGGCAGAcctgataatttattaaaagttaGTAACTTCAAGTTAAAACAAGTTATATTACATGGGAAAGTTAAAATTGTAGGAGGTTTGTCTTGGCATTATAAATATCCATATATTTGTGCAGGTAGTGATAGAGAACTTCAtttttggaaaataaaaattaactaa
- the LOC124424784 gene encoding uncharacterized protein LOC124424784 has protein sequence MTRIFLYVFIICTLIFEVTLLMLFPNIQTIEQFISKYRHGSKNETYNPYIDLNTPQIIRKEGYPSEAHVISTEDGYLLTLHRIPGKFKSHPVLVQHGLLGSSTDWVLTGPKKSLAFILADHGYDVWLGNFRGNTYSKAHKSLSIKDFRFWDFSWHEMGIYDLPAMISYITNLKQSNLTYIGHSMGTTAFYIMSALIPDIASKVQIMFSLAPVAYMKHMKSPLRLLAPFAHDLKLIIDILGNNEFLPHNELIEYFAKYGCDINILEHKICSNILFALFGFDKSQFNYTLIPVIFGHLPAGASTKTMVHYAQEIQSGKFQQFDYGPEQNLKIYNSVKPPDYDTSKISVPIVLYYANNDWCASVTDVLRLSRELKNVINQYKIPYIKFNHLDFLWAIEAPELVYDKILSTMKGSIAIKMRIIFVFFFTICILVKMVACLENISINDEQMKKYMLDNSTEFNRKSNPDIDLSTDKLIKKYGYPSEIHVVITDDGYFLTLHRIPGKSGSHPILIQHGLLASSADWVISGPKKGLAYLLADEGYDVWLGNFRGNTYSKAHKSLSTKDPKFWNFSWHEMGIYDLPAMISYITNLKQSNLTYIGHSMGTTTFYVMSIMRQDIANKVQMMFSLAPVIYMTHIKSPIRFLAPFSRDLQFLARVLGQNEFLPHNNLIKFLAKYGCDINSIETAICSNIMFLLTGFDEPQMNATLLPVILGHAPAGSSTKTVVHYLQEVNSGKFRQFDYGTSENLKIYNSIEPPNYNISKISVPIALYYAENDWFVNIKDLLQIPMELKNIVDMYKIPYEKFNHIDFMWAIQAPELVYSRILSTLKDRKIRNIIENIVVKMKIIFLHFLIIHIFVNSIASRKNNLLQNFNIFKKILSNDNYATNGKYNPDIDLDTGPLIQKYGYPSEAHYISTEDGYLLTLHRIPGKSKSSPVLLQHGLFCSSAHWVLTGPKNSLAFLLADYGYDVWLGNYRGNIYSKAHKYLSTSDSKFWEFSFHEHGIYDIPAMISYITSLTKNNITYIGHSMGSTGFYIMSTLRPNIASKVQLMFSLAPVAYMNHLNSPINVITPITAKLSLMLYNFSKGEVFPVNNAVMFLLRYFCDSGTMAHKMCTLGLNIISGFDKSQFNDTLLPIIFGHTPAGTSYKVINHYNQEIFSGKFRQYDYGPEQNLKIYNSTEPPNYDTSKISVPIILYYAENDFLSDVTDVFRLSKELKYLVDNYKIPFKKFTHLDFLFAPQAPQLFHKRLLQTMQKMVT, from the exons ATGACAAGGATTTTTCtatatgtttttatcatttgtaCTTTAATTTTTGAGGTTACACTTCTGATGCTTTTTCCTAATATTCAAACAATTGAACAATTTATATCAAAGTATCGTCATGGTTCTAAAAATGAAACATACAATCCATATATCGATCTTAATACT CCGCAAATTATACGAAAAGAAGGTTATCCTTCCGAGGCACATGTCATATCTACAGAGGATGGTTATCTTTTAACGCTTCATCGAATTCCGGGAAAATTCAAATCACATCCAGTATTAGTGCAACACGGTTTATTAGGGAGTTCTACTGATTGGGTACTTACTGGTCCAAAAAAGAGTCTtg ctTTTATATTAGCCGATCATGGATATGATGTATGGCTTGGTAATTTTCGTGGTAATACTTATTCAAAAGCACATAAAAGTTTATCAATAAAAGATTTCAGATTTTGGGATTTtag TTGGCATGAAATGGGTATATATGATCTACCAGCGATGATATCATATATTACAAATCTGAAACAAAGCAATTTGACATATATTGGTCATTCTATGGGGACAACagcattttatattatgtccGCCCTGATACCAGATATTGCTAGCAAGGTTCAAATAATGTTTAGTCTTGCCCCAGTTGCTTATATGAAACATATGAAAAGTCCTCTGCGTTTGCTAGCTCCTTTTGCACATGATTTAAAG ttgattatagatattttaggTAACAATGAATTTCTTCCACATAATGAGTTAATAGAGTATTTTGCCAAATATGGTTgtgatattaatatcttagAACATAAAATATGCAGCAATATATTATTTGCCCTTTTCGGATTTGATAAATCTCAGTTCAATTAT ACATTAATACCTGTAATTTTTGGACATTTGCCAGCTGGTGCTTCAACTAAAACAATGGTACATTATGCACAAGAAATACAATCTGGAAAGTTTCAGCAATTTGATTATGGACCagaacaaaatttaaaaatttataatagcgTAAAACCACCTGATTATGATACATCTAAAATTTCAGTGcctatagtattatattatgcCAACAACGATTGGTGTGCGAGTGTTACA gaTGTTCTTAGATTGtcaagagaattaaaaaatgttatcaatcaatataaaataccTTATATAAAGTTTAATCATCTAGATTTTTTGTGGGCTATAGAAGCACCGGAGTTAGTTTATGATAAAATACTAAGTACAATGAAAGGTAGC ATCGCTATTAAGATGAGGataattttcgtatttttcttcaCCATCTGCATTCTTGTCAAGATGGTTGCATGCTTGgagaatatttctataaatgatgaacaaatgaagaaatatatgCTCGATAATTCTACTGAGTTTAATAGAAAATCTAACCCGGATATTGATCTTAGTACA GACaaattgataaagaaatatgGTTATCCTTCTGAAATACACGTTGTAATAACTGATGATGGTTATTTTTTGACACTTCATCGAATTCCAGGAAAATCCGGATCACATCCCATATTAATTCAACACGGCTTATTAGCGAGTTCTGCTGATTGGGTGATTTCTGGTCCAAAAAAGGGTCTtg CCTATTTATTAGCTGATGAAGGATATGATGTATGGCTTGGTAATTTTCGCGGTAATACGTATTCAAAAGCACATAAAAGTTTGTCGACGAAAGATCCGAAATTTTGGAATTTTAG TTGGCATGAAATGGGTATATATGACCTACCAGCGATGATttcatatattacaaatttgaaACAAAGTAATTTGACATACATTGGTCATTCTATGGGAACAACAACATTTTATGTAATGTCAATTATGAGACAAGACATTGCTAATAAAGTTCAAATGATGTTTAGTCTTGCCCCAGTTATTTACATGACTCATATAAAAAGTCCTATACGATTTTTGGCCCCCTTTTCTCGTGATTTACAG TTTCTCGCACGTGTTTTAGGTCAAAATGAATTTCTTCcacataataatttaataaaatttcttgctAAATATGGTTGCGATATAAATTCTATAGAAACTGCAATATGTAGTAACATAATGTTTTTACTTACTGGATTTGATGAACCTCAAATGAACGCT ACGTTATTACCTGTAATTTTGGGTCATGCGCCAGCTGGATCTTCAACTAAAACAGTTGTACATTATTTGCAAGAAGTGAATTCTGGAAAGTTTCGACAATTTGATTACGGCACAtcggaaaatttaaaaatttataatagtatTGAACCacctaattataatatatctaaaattTCAGTACCTATAGCACTTTATTACGCTGAAAACGATTGGTTTGTTAATATTAag GATCTACTTCAAATACCAATGGAATTAAAAAACATCGTTGATATGTACAAAATACCATATGAAAAGTTTAATCATATCGACTTTATGTGGGCTATACAAGCCCCGGAATTAGTTTATAGTAGAATATTAAGTACATTAAAAGATAGA aaaataagaaacattatagaaaatatcgtggttaaaatgaaaataatttttttacactTTCTCATTATTCACATTTTTGTTAATTCAATTGCATctaggaaaaataatttactacaaaattttaatatatttaagaagattttatctaacgataattatgcaACCAATGGAAAATATAATCCGGACATTGATCTCGATACT gGACCtctaatacaaaaatatggTTATCCTTCCGAGGCACATTATATATCGACGGAAGACGGTTATCTTTTGACGCTTCATCGAATTCCGGGCAAATCTAAATCATCCCCCGTTTTGTTGCAACATGGCCTATTTTGTAGTTCTGCTCATTGGGTATTAACCGGTCCAAAAAATTCTCTTG CTTTTCTATTAGCTGATTATGGGTATGACGTATGGCTTGGTAATTATCGTGGTAACATTTATTCAAAAGCGCATAAGTATTTGTCAACATCAGATTCCAAATTTTGGGAAtttag ttTTCATGAACAtggtatatatgatataccaGCAATGATATCATATATTACaagtttaacaaaaaataatataacttatattGGTCATTCTATGGGATCAACAGGATTCTACATAATGTCCACCCTAAGACCAAATATTGCTAGTAAAGTTCAGTTAATGTTTAGTCTTGCTCCAGTTGCTTACATGAATCATTTAAATAGTCCTATAAATGTTATAACTCCTATTACAGCTAAGTTGTCG TTGATGTTATATAACTTCAGTAAAGGTGAAGTATTTCCAGTAAACAATGCagtaatgtttttattaagatatttttGCGATAGTGGTACCATGGCACATAAAATGTGTACACTGGGATTAAACATAATTAGTGGATTTGATAAATCTCAATTTAACGAT ACATTATTACCTATAATTTTTGGTCATACTCCTGCTGGTACGTCATACAAggtaataaatcattataatcaagAGATATTTTCTGGAAAGTTTCGGCAATATGATTACGGACCGGAGCAAAAtctaaaaatctataatagcACAGAACCACCTAATTATGACACATCTAAAATTTCGGTacctataatattatattacgccgaaaatgattttttgtcGGATGTCACG gatgtttttcgattatcgaaggaattaaaatatctggtggataattataagataccatttaaaaaatttactcATTTGGATTTTCTATTTGCACCCCAAGCAccacaattatttcataaaagatTACTTCAGACTATGCAAAAGATGGTAACATAA